One genomic region from Parerythrobacter aestuarii encodes:
- a CDS encoding TonB-dependent receptor yields MASQPALAQDGEGGDADTSRTEGNTIIVTAQFREQNLQDTPLAITAVNADLLEARGQTNIAEVASQAPNVTLAAQNQEYGSGLIAYIRGIGQNDPNFALEPGVGIYIDDVYLPTLTGALLDLADVERVEVLRGPQGTLAGRNSIGGAIKIYSVKPRGDNTGSLSLTYGSFNRLDVKGMMDIGLSDTLSMRISGISRNEDGYIKRLDYALTHPGSNVPTQAAGGKEVLGTLGGKAEVAAKIAFNWQPTDTLEINLSGDYTRQRNEAGVATLLYANASGFLNEDPTRPWLVGTDGNPVPFNCQFVPYGQNSCDTLTGYDPRYVSYATFLDSYPGDSQFPYKPLALDPHSDLDNYGVSMVIDLELSSALALKSISAWREYESDWSYDLDGSPLAPNMLNQNQTNEQWSQELRLSGELADGRLNFTLGGFYFTSDGFYTGRIDLAYAELDFIHGPDPTPSESKALFATATFDVTDSFSLTGGIRQSWDQKDYAYVRTNPDGSAIQGPCVFFLQLAGVIPGPLTAGPTGIGNQPNCLLFGIDGTTATFKNSQTDWRIAADYRVSDEFLIYGQIATGYRAGGFNPRPFFPSQATPHVPETITSYEIGFKSDFFDRRARLNVAAFYFDYQDIVLLSTFCEDLLPLGQASPCLRPTNVGSAKVKGLEAELSLNPVDPLTIDASFSYLDFQYKTIDPNAGTGVAIDDITPYTPEVQFSFGIQYDVYDVWGGDLMFRVDGVYQSKIYTEAGNVDQLLVPNNVAATPPFSLSGGGGPIQTLVADNRIDGYFLANARIGWDSADGNWGVALEVQNLLDKYYLTTKVNDAFAVGTVYGSPGKPRTWALTVKRNF; encoded by the coding sequence ATGGCCAGCCAACCTGCCCTGGCCCAGGATGGCGAGGGCGGCGATGCCGATACCTCGCGCACAGAAGGCAATACGATCATCGTGACGGCACAGTTCCGCGAGCAGAACCTGCAGGATACGCCGCTCGCGATTACTGCAGTCAACGCCGACCTGCTCGAAGCACGCGGCCAGACCAATATCGCCGAAGTCGCTTCGCAAGCGCCGAACGTGACGCTGGCGGCACAGAACCAGGAATATGGTTCAGGCCTGATCGCCTATATCCGCGGTATCGGCCAGAATGATCCGAACTTCGCGCTCGAACCCGGCGTCGGCATCTATATCGACGACGTCTATCTGCCGACGCTGACCGGTGCCTTGCTCGATCTCGCCGACGTGGAACGCGTCGAGGTCCTGCGCGGTCCGCAAGGTACGCTGGCCGGACGCAACTCGATCGGTGGCGCCATCAAGATCTATTCGGTCAAGCCACGCGGCGACAACACCGGTTCGCTGTCGCTGACCTATGGTTCCTTCAACCGGCTCGATGTCAAAGGCATGATGGATATCGGCCTGTCCGATACCCTCTCCATGCGCATTTCAGGCATCAGCCGTAATGAAGACGGATATATCAAGCGTCTCGACTACGCCCTGACTCACCCGGGCAGCAATGTCCCGACGCAGGCAGCAGGCGGCAAGGAAGTGCTCGGCACGCTCGGCGGCAAGGCCGAAGTGGCAGCCAAGATCGCCTTCAACTGGCAGCCGACAGACACGCTCGAGATCAATCTCTCTGGCGACTACACCCGCCAGCGCAACGAAGCCGGTGTTGCCACGCTGCTCTATGCCAACGCTTCGGGCTTCCTCAACGAAGATCCGACCCGTCCGTGGCTGGTCGGCACCGATGGCAACCCAGTGCCTTTCAACTGCCAGTTCGTCCCCTATGGGCAGAACAGCTGCGATACGCTGACCGGGTACGATCCGCGTTACGTCTCGTATGCCACCTTCCTGGATTCCTATCCGGGCGACTCCCAGTTCCCTTACAAGCCGCTCGCGCTCGATCCGCATTCGGACCTCGACAACTATGGCGTGTCGATGGTCATCGACCTCGAGCTCAGCAGCGCGCTGGCACTGAAGTCGATCAGCGCCTGGCGCGAGTACGAATCCGACTGGTCCTATGACTTGGACGGTTCGCCGCTGGCACCGAACATGCTCAACCAGAACCAGACCAACGAGCAGTGGTCACAGGAACTCCGGCTTAGCGGCGAGTTGGCCGATGGCCGCCTGAACTTCACGCTCGGCGGGTTCTACTTCACCTCCGACGGTTTCTACACCGGCCGCATCGACCTCGCTTATGCCGAGCTCGACTTCATCCACGGTCCGGACCCGACCCCGTCGGAAAGCAAGGCACTGTTCGCTACCGCCACGTTCGACGTCACTGACTCGTTCAGCCTGACGGGTGGTATCCGCCAGAGCTGGGACCAGAAGGACTATGCCTACGTCCGCACCAATCCGGATGGTTCTGCGATCCAGGGTCCGTGTGTGTTCTTCCTGCAGCTCGCAGGCGTCATTCCCGGCCCGCTCACCGCAGGCCCGACGGGCATCGGCAACCAGCCGAACTGCCTGCTGTTCGGGATCGATGGCACGACGGCTACCTTCAAGAACAGCCAGACCGACTGGCGCATCGCGGCGGACTACCGGGTCTCCGACGAGTTCCTGATCTACGGCCAGATCGCTACCGGCTACCGCGCCGGTGGTTTCAACCCGCGGCCGTTCTTCCCGAGCCAGGCAACGCCACATGTTCCGGAAACGATCACATCGTATGAAATCGGCTTTAAGTCCGACTTCTTCGATCGTCGGGCTCGCCTCAACGTCGCGGCGTTCTACTTCGATTACCAGGACATCGTCCTGCTCTCGACCTTCTGCGAAGACTTGCTGCCGCTGGGCCAGGCCTCGCCGTGTCTGCGTCCGACCAACGTCGGTTCCGCCAAGGTCAAGGGCCTCGAAGCAGAGCTTAGCCTGAACCCGGTCGATCCGCTGACGATCGATGCTTCGTTCAGCTATCTCGACTTCCAGTACAAGACGATCGACCCGAACGCCGGCACCGGCGTCGCCATCGACGACATCACGCCGTACACGCCGGAAGTGCAGTTCAGCTTCGGCATCCAGTACGACGTCTACGATGTCTGGGGCGGTGACCTGATGTTCCGCGTCGACGGTGTTTACCAGTCGAAGATCTACACCGAGGCCGGAAATGTCGACCAGCTGCTGGTGCCGAACAATGTTGCGGCGACCCCGCCGTTCAGCCTGTCCGGCGGTGGCGGCCCGATCCAGACACTGGTCGCCGACAATCGGATCGACGGCTACTTCCTCGCCAATGCCCGCATCGGCTGGGATTCCGCCGACGGCAACTGGGGCGTAGCGCTCGAAGTGCAGAACCTGCTCGACAAGTACTACCTGACCACCAAGGTGAACGACGCCTTTGCAGTGGGCACGGTTTACGGCTCGCCCGGCAAGCCGCGGACCTGGGCACTGACGGTCAAGCGTAACTTCTGA
- a CDS encoding cobalamin-independent methionine synthase II family protein: MSEIATTHVGSLPRGADLVPLLLARDHGEAYDEAEFDSVVTAAIKAAVDKQVAAGVSIVSDGELGKVGYSTYITERLSGFGGDVPRKPALDLAPLPEFRKKLAAVMGDQEFVRAACVDKVELVNLEPAHEDIRRFKAALEGHETDAFMNAASPGLITAFQPNQYYKSHEAYLADLVDAMRPEYEAIAAAGFKLQLDCPDLAMSRHTGYQDASDEEFRTIAAANVEALNAATANIPAEQLRMHVCWGNYEGPHDCDIALEKVIDIVLAARPSTILFEGANPRHEHEWKVWAETDLPEDKILAPGLIDTCSNYVEHPELIAQRLERFIGIVGADRVIASTDCGFGTFAGYGKIDPQVTWKKLQALREGADIAAKRCG, from the coding sequence ATGAGCGAGATCGCAACCACGCATGTGGGCAGCCTTCCGCGCGGCGCCGATCTGGTGCCGTTGCTGCTCGCGCGCGACCACGGCGAGGCCTATGATGAAGCGGAATTCGATTCCGTCGTGACGGCCGCCATCAAGGCCGCCGTAGACAAACAGGTTGCAGCCGGTGTTTCGATCGTCAGCGATGGCGAATTGGGCAAGGTCGGCTACTCGACTTACATCACCGAGCGTCTTTCCGGCTTTGGCGGGGATGTACCGCGCAAGCCCGCACTCGATCTCGCTCCGCTCCCCGAATTCCGCAAGAAGCTGGCTGCTGTCATGGGTGATCAGGAATTCGTTCGTGCCGCCTGTGTCGACAAGGTCGAACTGGTCAACCTAGAGCCCGCACATGAAGACATTCGCCGGTTCAAGGCCGCGCTGGAAGGCCATGAGACCGATGCCTTCATGAACGCGGCATCGCCGGGCCTCATCACGGCATTCCAGCCCAACCAGTATTACAAGTCGCACGAAGCCTACCTGGCCGATCTCGTCGACGCGATGCGCCCGGAATACGAAGCGATTGCAGCCGCCGGGTTCAAGCTGCAGCTCGATTGCCCCGATCTCGCGATGAGCCGACACACTGGCTACCAGGATGCGAGCGACGAGGAATTCCGCACTATAGCGGCCGCCAATGTGGAAGCACTGAATGCTGCGACCGCGAATATCCCGGCCGAGCAGCTGCGCATGCATGTCTGCTGGGGCAATTACGAAGGCCCGCACGATTGCGACATCGCGCTAGAGAAGGTGATCGACATCGTCCTGGCCGCGCGACCTTCCACGATCCTGTTCGAAGGCGCCAACCCGCGCCATGAACATGAATGGAAGGTCTGGGCAGAAACCGACCTGCCGGAAGACAAGATCCTCGCGCCGGGTTTGATCGACACCTGCTCCAACTATGTCGAGCACCCTGAACTGATCGCCCAGCGCCTGGAACGCTTCATCGGCATTGTCGGAGCGGACCGGGTCATTGCGAGCACGGATTGCGGCTTCGGGACCTTCGCCGGTTACGGCAAGATCGATCCGCAGGTCACTTGGAAGAAATTGCAGGCATTACGAGAGGGGGCCGACATTGCAGCGAAGCGATGCGGCTAA
- the desA gene encoding syringate O-demethylase: MSENLSSILAAQGDIVEFLRNQQVGPNVYPGVPAEFSNWRDEQRGWMETCVLFNQSYHMAELMVEGRDAFAFLNRLGINSFKGFTVDKAKQFVPVTPEGYVIGDVILFYLAENTFNLVGRAPTLNWVRYHAEKTDEDVTVTYDERTAARPDPENRRHYRFQVQGPNSNKVIEAATGAPAPDLKFFNMCWMTIGGKQVHALRHGMAGQPGYELMGPWEDYEAVHSALVEAGKPHGMKLVGGRTYSSNTLESGWIPSPLPAIYTGDSMKDFRDWLTANDYEAKCSIGGSYVPDSVEGYYLTPWDLGYGFFVKFDHDFIGREALEKMAAGPHRKKVTIALDDASVSEVIYGQFGKGELRPKYMELPSAVYSMHPFDRVEKDGQLVGLSTWIGYTANEGKMLTLAMVDESVAEPGTEIELVWGEPDGGTSKPTVEPHKQVKITGVVAAVPYSEVARTQYAPSWRNQ, encoded by the coding sequence ATGTCCGAAAATCTGAGCAGCATTCTCGCCGCACAAGGCGATATCGTCGAATTCCTGCGCAACCAGCAGGTCGGACCCAATGTCTATCCCGGCGTTCCGGCGGAATTTTCCAACTGGCGCGACGAGCAGCGCGGCTGGATGGAAACTTGCGTGCTGTTCAACCAGTCTTACCACATGGCTGAGCTGATGGTGGAAGGCCGCGATGCCTTCGCTTTCCTCAACCGACTGGGCATCAACAGCTTCAAGGGTTTCACTGTCGACAAGGCCAAGCAGTTCGTGCCGGTCACGCCCGAAGGCTATGTCATCGGCGACGTGATCCTGTTCTACCTCGCCGAGAACACTTTCAACCTGGTCGGCCGCGCCCCCACGCTCAACTGGGTCCGCTACCATGCGGAAAAGACCGACGAAGACGTCACTGTCACCTATGACGAGCGCACCGCCGCGCGGCCCGATCCGGAAAACCGCCGCCACTATCGCTTCCAGGTGCAGGGGCCGAACTCGAACAAGGTGATCGAGGCCGCCACCGGCGCGCCTGCCCCCGATCTCAAGTTCTTCAACATGTGCTGGATGACCATTGGCGGCAAGCAGGTCCACGCGCTGCGCCATGGCATGGCCGGGCAGCCCGGCTACGAGCTGATGGGTCCGTGGGAAGACTACGAAGCGGTCCATTCCGCACTGGTCGAAGCCGGGAAACCGCATGGCATGAAGCTGGTCGGCGGCCGGACCTATTCCTCCAACACGCTCGAATCGGGCTGGATCCCGTCGCCGCTGCCGGCGATCTACACCGGCGACTCGATGAAGGATTTCCGCGACTGGCTGACCGCCAACGACTATGAAGCCAAGTGCTCGATCGGTGGCAGCTATGTGCCCGACAGCGTCGAAGGCTATTACCTCACCCCGTGGGACCTCGGCTATGGCTTCTTCGTCAAGTTCGACCATGATTTCATCGGCCGCGAAGCGCTGGAAAAGATGGCCGCCGGGCCGCACCGCAAGAAAGTGACCATCGCGCTCGACGATGCCTCGGTTTCGGAAGTCATCTACGGCCAGTTCGGAAAGGGCGAACTGCGGCCCAAGTACATGGAACTCCCCAGCGCGGTCTATTCCATGCACCCGTTCGACCGGGTCGAAAAGGACGGTCAACTGGTCGGCCTTTCCACCTGGATCGGCTACACCGCCAATGAAGGCAAGATGCTGACGCTGGCGATGGTCGATGAAAGCGTGGCCGAGCCCGGCACCGAGATCGAGCTGGTCTGGGGCGAGCCCGATGGCGGCACCAGCAAGCCGACGGTCGAGCCGCACAAGCAGGTCAAGATCACCGGCGTGGTCGCGGCCGTGCCCTATTCGGAAGTCGCGCGCACGCAATACGCCCCCAGCTGGCGCAACCAGTAA
- a CDS encoding nuclear transport factor 2 family protein, protein MDAIQRMLDERAIERLLVQYAADNDSGDWDAVAATYVDEGRMSRPTAPDDFIEGREAILAAFKDRPARASRHVVANIRVDVAADGTASAVSQILLFLEQKAPPLVGSYHDRLARTSAGWRFTERRGSLDFTD, encoded by the coding sequence ATGGACGCGATCCAACGCATGCTGGACGAGCGGGCGATCGAACGCCTGCTGGTCCAGTACGCGGCGGATAACGATTCCGGTGACTGGGACGCCGTCGCTGCGACCTATGTCGACGAAGGGCGCATGAGCCGCCCGACCGCGCCAGACGATTTCATCGAAGGACGCGAGGCGATTCTGGCGGCGTTCAAGGATCGCCCCGCGCGCGCCTCGCGCCATGTCGTCGCCAATATCCGGGTCGATGTGGCCGCCGACGGGACAGCGAGCGCAGTCAGCCAGATCCTGCTGTTCCTCGAACAGAAGGCTCCGCCGCTGGTCGGCTCCTATCATGACCGACTGGCCAGGACTTCTGCGGGCTGGCGCTTCACGGAAAGACGCGGGAGCCTCGATTTCACCGATTAG
- a CDS encoding CmcJ/NvfI family oxidoreductase, translated as MSAATDAIDVEIQYLRPTSLINRRFWAPGAEYNTGEYDPYPVTIRNARKDGPFNLDEHGFTLAKHETAITDWEANYAGDSAYAAEVREQVMKMTGADMVVTMGGMVRTSGQTSSVWQPPAGEAHVDFTTKSAQRLAEMLYRKERPDGAGYDRFICFSLWRVISDPPQNWPLALCDGSSVRDDEGTHNTKVDVDEIPTGEALFAPIEGEEDMVAATIFHHSPDHRWYYYPDMTRDEVIFIKFHDSDHSRVWRCPHTAFHDTTRPDAKIRKSMEFRGVAYFTRDGSAGEPA; from the coding sequence ATGAGCGCAGCCACCGACGCCATCGACGTCGAAATCCAGTACCTGAGGCCGACCAGCCTCATCAACCGGCGGTTCTGGGCGCCCGGTGCGGAATACAACACCGGCGAGTATGATCCCTATCCGGTCACCATCCGCAACGCGCGCAAGGATGGCCCGTTCAACCTTGACGAGCATGGCTTTACGCTCGCCAAGCACGAGACGGCGATCACCGATTGGGAAGCCAACTACGCCGGTGACAGCGCCTATGCCGCCGAGGTGCGCGAGCAGGTGATGAAGATGACCGGCGCGGACATGGTCGTCACCATGGGCGGCATGGTCCGCACTTCGGGCCAGACCAGCAGCGTATGGCAACCGCCAGCAGGCGAGGCCCACGTCGATTTCACCACCAAGTCGGCCCAGCGGCTGGCCGAAATGCTCTATCGCAAGGAACGACCCGATGGCGCGGGCTATGATCGCTTCATCTGCTTCTCGCTGTGGCGGGTGATTTCCGATCCGCCGCAGAACTGGCCGCTGGCGCTGTGCGATGGATCCAGCGTGCGCGACGACGAAGGCACGCACAACACCAAGGTCGACGTCGATGAAATCCCCACCGGCGAGGCACTGTTCGCGCCGATCGAAGGCGAGGAGGACATGGTCGCGGCAACCATCTTCCATCACTCGCCCGATCACCGCTGGTACTATTATCCCGACATGACGCGCGACGAAGTGATCTTCATCAAGTTCCATGACAGCGACCATTCGCGCGTCTGGCGCTGCCCGCACACGGCTTTCCACGACACCACAAGGCCCGATGCGAAGATCCGCAAGAGCATGGAGTTCCGCGGCGTGGCCTATTTCACCCGCGATGGCAGCGCCGGAGAACCGGCATGA
- a CDS encoding methyltransferase encodes MSALPPTSDDGAFWHLWLSPYFLPVVTVADQVGTFAAISGKAKDTGTLARELEVDERALGIQLGLLAALGMVERRLGKWRATAMARTWMHPDGAGYYGPLLGGFKNNYPLHQQMLSALRSGEAQGREGHASNVEEWERGALPLEQARGIAAFMHSHSVANSLAVARMPLWDGVGTLLDVGGGSGVFAIELARQWPDLKAKILEIDTMCEAAQAYIDSAGIGERVDTVAVDMFRQDWPTGYDAHFFSNIFHDWSEKTNRLLAKKSFDALPSGGRIVLHEILMDDDGTGPLIAAAFSVLMLLGTRGKQYTLREFEDILEGAGFVDVEAQRTGGGYYSLVTARKP; translated from the coding sequence ATGAGCGCGCTTCCGCCCACCAGCGACGATGGCGCCTTCTGGCACCTCTGGCTTTCGCCCTATTTCCTGCCCGTAGTCACGGTGGCCGATCAAGTCGGGACCTTCGCGGCAATTTCCGGCAAGGCCAAGGACACCGGCACGCTCGCCCGCGAACTCGAAGTCGATGAACGCGCGCTGGGGATCCAGCTGGGCCTTTTGGCCGCGCTGGGCATGGTCGAGCGGCGGCTCGGGAAATGGCGCGCAACCGCGATGGCGCGGACCTGGATGCATCCCGATGGCGCGGGCTACTACGGCCCGCTGCTGGGCGGCTTCAAGAACAACTACCCGCTGCACCAGCAGATGCTCTCGGCGCTCCGTTCGGGCGAGGCGCAGGGGCGCGAGGGGCACGCGAGCAATGTCGAGGAATGGGAACGCGGCGCGCTGCCGCTGGAACAGGCTCGGGGCATCGCCGCCTTCATGCATTCGCACAGCGTTGCCAATTCGCTCGCCGTGGCGCGGATGCCGCTGTGGGACGGGGTGGGCACACTTCTCGACGTTGGCGGTGGTTCGGGCGTCTTCGCGATCGAACTGGCAAGGCAATGGCCCGATCTGAAGGCAAAGATCCTCGAGATCGACACCATGTGCGAAGCAGCGCAGGCTTATATCGACAGCGCCGGGATCGGCGAGCGGGTCGATACCGTCGCGGTCGACATGTTCCGGCAGGACTGGCCCACGGGATACGACGCGCATTTCTTCTCCAATATCTTTCACGACTGGTCGGAGAAAACCAACCGCCTCTTGGCGAAGAAGAGTTTCGATGCGCTGCCTTCGGGCGGGCGGATCGTGCTGCATGAAATCCTCATGGACGATGACGGGACAGGCCCGCTGATCGCCGCTGCGTTCTCCGTCCTCATGCTGCTCGGCACCCGCGGCAAGCAGTATACGCTGCGCGAGTTCGAGGACATCCTCGAAGGGGCCGGATTCGTCGATGTCGAGGCTCAGCGCACTGGCGGCGGGTACTATTCACTGGTCACTGCAAGGAAGCCGTGA
- a CDS encoding DUF3237 domain-containing protein, producing MDYSTYSTLEQPHLEFAFECRLMFTRVFQIPDVPNGGMRTAVLVDEGRFEGPSLSGKAIPNSGGDYAHFRDNDTGVFDARYLLECDDGTIILMQNRGYIWGRKPDAMQRLRAWAFEGGPPVDHGDYYLRAQPTFETTQGKHDWLNRHVFIGVGERRPDGNFVRYFALT from the coding sequence ATGGACTATTCGACCTATTCCACACTGGAGCAGCCGCATCTCGAATTCGCCTTCGAATGCAGGTTGATGTTCACCCGTGTTTTCCAGATCCCCGACGTTCCCAATGGCGGGATGCGTACGGCGGTGCTGGTCGATGAAGGCCGCTTCGAAGGACCTTCTTTGTCGGGCAAGGCGATCCCCAACTCGGGCGGCGACTATGCCCATTTCCGCGACAACGACACCGGTGTGTTCGATGCGCGCTACCTGCTCGAATGCGATGACGGGACCATCATCCTGATGCAGAACCGCGGTTATATATGGGGGCGCAAGCCCGATGCGATGCAGCGGCTGCGCGCCTGGGCCTTCGAAGGCGGGCCGCCGGTCGATCACGGCGATTACTACCTGCGCGCCCAGCCGACCTTCGAAACCACGCAGGGCAAGCACGACTGGCTCAACCGCCATGTTTTCATCGGCGTCGGCGAGCGCCGGCCCGATGGCAATTTCGTCCGCTACTTTGCTCTGACCTGA
- a CDS encoding class I SAM-dependent methyltransferase, whose protein sequence is MAERDMEDWQGKTGDRWLANIDSFEGMLSLLHRRLAETIDPASGETILDVGCGGGPLSLLLAEKVGPEGHVTGLDIAPQLIELARKRASAAGHANLAFATGDASSATPASAPYDRIVSAFGVMFFDDTAAAFGHLHAMAKPGAGLNFYAWAAPDLNPWMGIVMGTMSQFVELPERDMDGPGPFRLCDTAATTAMLEGAGFSDVSVETIEQLQPLGGPGASLDDAADFVMSALDVGAMMDEQGVDRAAPMAALKEALAPFAGKEGVMLPGCVLYYSATA, encoded by the coding sequence ATGGCCGAACGCGACATGGAAGACTGGCAAGGCAAGACCGGTGACCGCTGGCTGGCCAATATCGACAGTTTCGAAGGGATGCTGTCGTTGCTGCACCGGCGGCTGGCGGAGACGATCGACCCGGCGTCGGGCGAGACCATCCTCGATGTCGGCTGCGGGGGCGGGCCGCTGTCGCTGCTGCTGGCGGAAAAAGTCGGGCCGGAAGGGCACGTCACAGGCCTCGATATCGCGCCACAATTGATTGAACTGGCCCGAAAGCGGGCTTCGGCTGCGGGCCATGCCAATCTGGCCTTTGCGACCGGCGATGCTTCTTCGGCGACTCCTGCGAGCGCACCCTATGACCGGATCGTGTCGGCCTTCGGGGTGATGTTCTTCGATGACACCGCAGCGGCCTTCGGCCATTTGCATGCCATGGCCAAGCCGGGTGCGGGATTGAACTTCTATGCCTGGGCGGCGCCTGACCTCAACCCGTGGATGGGTATCGTGATGGGCACGATGAGCCAGTTCGTCGAACTGCCCGAGCGCGACATGGACGGGCCCGGGCCATTTCGCCTGTGCGATACCGCAGCGACCACGGCCATGCTGGAGGGGGCAGGTTTCTCGGATGTCTCGGTCGAGACCATCGAGCAGTTGCAGCCGCTCGGCGGGCCGGGGGCGAGCCTCGATGATGCGGCGGATTTCGTGATGTCGGCGCTCGATGTCGGGGCGATGATGGACGAGCAGGGCGTCGACCGCGCGGCGCCGATGGCGGCGCTGAAGGAAGCGCTGGCCCCCTTCGCCGGCAAAGAGGGCGTGATGTTGCCCGGCTGCGTGCTCTATTACTCTGCGACTGCCTGA
- a CDS encoding NAD(P)H-binding protein, with amino-acid sequence MSRIVITGASGQYGSLLTDKLVALGLAEQLILITRTPAKLAEREAQGCTVRYGDFDKPDTLAAAVAGADRMLLISGTRVGARVVQHKAAIDAAAAAGVRHIAYTSFIGIDDPANPAEVRHDHIETENLIRASGMQWTMLRDAHYADAMIVMAGPGVMQTGKWISNAGSGREAMVWREDCVNCALAVLTGDGHEGKIYNITGPKLETFAEVAATMAEVTGVPVEYVAVDDDAQYAMFDAMGIPRRPVDDQSVNGIPWNSDDMVTFGQAIREGFLEVCTNDVERLTGRPARSTRQMIEENAEMLQAAAQAVAE; translated from the coding sequence ATGAGCCGGATCGTCATTACCGGGGCCTCGGGCCAGTACGGGTCGCTGCTCACCGACAAGCTCGTCGCGCTTGGCCTCGCCGAGCAATTGATCCTCATCACCCGTACACCGGCCAAGCTGGCGGAGCGCGAGGCGCAAGGCTGCACTGTGCGCTATGGCGATTTCGACAAGCCCGACACGCTGGCCGCAGCCGTTGCCGGAGCGGACAGGATGTTGCTGATCTCAGGCACGCGGGTCGGCGCGCGGGTGGTGCAGCACAAGGCAGCCATCGACGCAGCGGCAGCGGCAGGCGTGCGGCACATTGCCTATACCAGCTTCATCGGCATCGATGATCCGGCCAATCCTGCCGAGGTCCGGCACGATCATATCGAAACTGAAAACCTCATCCGCGCATCGGGCATGCAGTGGACCATGCTGCGCGATGCCCACTATGCCGATGCCATGATCGTCATGGCCGGGCCGGGTGTGATGCAGACCGGGAAATGGATCAGTAATGCCGGCAGTGGGCGCGAAGCGATGGTGTGGCGCGAGGATTGCGTCAACTGTGCCCTAGCCGTGTTGACCGGAGACGGGCACGAAGGGAAAATCTACAACATCACCGGTCCGAAGCTGGAGACCTTCGCCGAAGTCGCGGCGACCATGGCGGAGGTGACGGGCGTGCCGGTCGAATATGTTGCCGTCGATGACGACGCCCAATATGCGATGTTCGACGCCATGGGCATCCCGCGCCGCCCGGTAGACGACCAGTCCGTCAACGGCATCCCGTGGAATTCGGACGACATGGTCACTTTCGGCCAGGCCATCCGCGAGGGCTTCCTCGAAGTGTGCACCAACGACGTCGAACGGCTGACGGGAAGGCCTGCCCGTTCGACCCGGCAGATGATCGAGGAAAACGCCGAAATGCTGCAGGCAGCGGCTCAGGCAGTCGCAGAGTAA
- a CDS encoding SDR family NAD(P)-dependent oxidoreductase: MTAISGKLAFVTGGASGVGLGQAKALLRRGARVVIADIMQDRLDAVCAEFEAAGTPVVAVRLDLTDLDAYRGVVDAVEAEYGPIQLLFNTAGVSQFGPLQAATMDDWRWQIDVNLYGTIHALQVFLPRMLERGDDNHIIVTASMSAFLSLPGCGIYTATKMAQRGLTESLAWDLEGTNIHVSLLCPGAVNTNIHQSLRARPAHLKDTGFYTGTEEDEARLKAVIEHGMEPERLAGYVMEAVEANRFYILPYPEFRAPLEDLQAEVMGALARPEDDPEYEMRISKGVPGGSDKQ; the protein is encoded by the coding sequence ATGACAGCGATTTCGGGCAAGCTCGCCTTCGTTACCGGCGGCGCCTCGGGCGTCGGGCTGGGCCAGGCCAAGGCCCTGCTCCGGCGCGGGGCGCGGGTCGTCATCGCCGATATCATGCAGGACCGGCTCGATGCGGTTTGCGCCGAGTTCGAAGCCGCAGGAACGCCGGTGGTCGCGGTCAGGCTCGACCTGACCGATCTCGATGCCTACCGCGGCGTGGTCGATGCGGTCGAGGCCGAGTACGGACCGATCCAGCTGCTGTTCAACACCGCCGGGGTCTCGCAATTCGGCCCGTTGCAGGCGGCGACGATGGATGACTGGCGCTGGCAGATCGACGTCAATCTCTACGGCACGATCCATGCGCTGCAGGTGTTCCTGCCGCGGATGCTGGAGCGCGGCGATGACAACCACATCATCGTCACCGCCTCCATGTCGGCCTTCCTCTCGCTGCCCGGGTGCGGGATCTACACCGCCACCAAGATGGCCCAGCGCGGGCTGACCGAAAGCCTCGCCTGGGACCTGGAAGGGACCAATATCCACGTCTCGCTGCTGTGCCCCGGGGCAGTGAACACCAATATCCACCAGAGCCTGCGCGCGCGGCCGGCGCATCTCAAGGACACCGGCTTCTACACCGGCACCGAGGAAGACGAGGCCCGGCTGAAAGCGGTGATCGAGCACGGCATGGAGCCAGAGCGGCTCGCCGGATACGTGATGGAAGCAGTCGAAGCCAACCGCTTCTACATCCTGCCCTACCCCGAATTCCGCGCTCCGCTGGAGGACCTGCAGGCCGAGGTGATGGGCGCGCTGGCGCGGCCAGAAGACGATCCCGAATACGAGATGCGGATCAGCAAGGGCGTGCCGGGCGGCTCCGACAAGCAATGA